From the Deinococcus gobiensis I-0 genome, the window TGACTGCGCCGGGTCAGGCTCTACCGGCGGGCGGTGGGGGGCCGGAGAGACCTGTCGTCCTGGGAAGGATCGACCCCGCCCGGCCCGGCCGACTCAGGAGCCAGGACGCCCCGCTCGACCTGGCCCTGCCACGTCGCTCAGCCGCGTTGCGACTGCACTTCCTGCCAGACCTCGGCCAGGGGCACGCCTTCCTCATGCCAGGAAAATTCGGTGACATACGCCGTGTCACCCGCGAAGCGCACGCCTGCCCGGCGCCGGAACTCGTCCAGGGTCCAGCCCCAGGCTCCGGCGCGGCCGATCAGGGCCGCAAGCTCCTCACGGCTGTTCAGGACGTGGTGGCCGAGCACCGTGCGGTTGCGGGCATAGGACAGGAATTCGGCTTCGTCGTTCATTTCCCCGGGTCTCCCTCTGGCCGGTCACTCACAGGCCAGACCGTCGCCGTCGCCGTCCAGCCCGGCCCGGTAGCCGGGGTCGCCGCGCCGCAGGGGAGCGGCCCCGGCCGCGCGCACGGCGGCGCAACTGGCGTAGGACACGGGGCGCCGGTCGGGCGGCGTGGCTTTGGTCGGAGCAGGCGCCGACTGCACGCCGCAGCCGTGAAGGGGCAGGGTGTAGGGGCTGGCCGCCGCGCGGTTGACCCGGTAGCCCAAATCCTCGAGCGCGCCCAGCGTGATGGGGCTGACGGGATTGACCCGCCCGGTGTAGTCGCCTGCGTCTCCGGACAGGATCTCCGAGCATACGGTGGACCCGGCCCAGTGCCCGGCGTCGGCGTCGAGCGGAATCCGGTCGCCCCGGCCGCCCAGAGCGCGGTAGGCCGCCACGCCCCTGGCCCCGGTGTAGTAGAAGCGCCCCGCACTCCGGGTGACCAGGGAGCGCTCGTCGGACGCGCCGCTCAGCGACACGCGCGCGTCGGCTTCCCAGAGGGTCCCCACCCCCAGGGCATGCAGCGTCTCGTGGATCATGGTGTCGGTCAGGTCGGCGGCCGACAGGTCGCCCAGCCCGCGCGCGTTCAGGCTCACCGCGCCGTACACCGGCAGGTAGGAGCCGTCATGCAGGTCGCAGGGCCACGCCTCGGCGTACAGGTCCTCGTCCAGCGGCAGCACGCGCACGAACACGAAAAAGTGGTCCACCCGCCCCCGCACGGCCGGCAGGCCCTTGTCGCAGGCTTCGGCGTCGCCGGGCAGCGTGACCGGCACGAACGGCGAGGCGATCAGCTTCGACACGCGCGCCGCTGCCGCGCGCACGGTCGCCTGCTGCGCCGCGCTCGGTACCTTGCCCACGAAGCGCACCTCGACCGTGAAGGGGACAGCCTGCTTTGCCTCGGCCTGCTTCGCTGTGGCCTGGGCCGCCGACCCGGACGACAAACCCAGCAGGCCCGCACAGCACAGGCTGGCGCACAGGCCGGGGAGGGCAGTCCGGAACAGGAGTCGCACGTTGGGAACCAGCGTAGCGCCGGAAGCCGGGCCAGGGATAGCGGAGCAGGACACGCCCCCGGACGGGTGGGGACGTGTCCTGCTCCGCCGCGCGGCGGGGTGGTCCGCTCAGCGGTTCATGATGTGGATGGCCTGCTTGTGGACCGCCTCGGCGGCTTCCAGCACGCTCTCGCCCAGGGTGGGGTGGGCGTGGATGGTCAGGGCGATGTCGCTGGCGGTCGCGGCCATTTCCAGCGCCAGGCCGGCCTCGCCGAGCATGTCCGAGGCGTGCGGGCCCACGATGTGCACGCCCAGCAGCAGGTCGGTGTCCTTCTCGACGACCATCTTCACGAAGCCGTCGGTCTGTTGCAGCGTCATCGCGCGGCCCGAGGCGCTGAAGGGGAAGTTGCCGGTCTTGACCTCGTAGCCCTTGTCCTTGGCTTCCTGCTCGGTCAGGCCGACCCAGGCCAGTTCGGGCGAGGTGTACACGACGCCCGGAATCGCCACGGCGTCCTGGGCGGCGGGCTTGCCGGCGATGACCTCGGCGGCCACCAGGCCCTCCTTCATGGCCTTGTGGGCCAGCATGGGGTTGCTCGCCACGTCACCGATCGAGTAGATGTGCGCCACGTTGGTGCGCTGCTGCTTGTCGGCCGGAATGAAGCCGCGGTCGGTGACGTTCACGCCCGCCGCCTGCGCGTTCAGGCCGTCGGTACGCGGGCGGCGGCCCACGGCGACCAGCACGCGGTCGAAGACCTCGGTGCGCTTCTCGCCGGTCTTGACGTTTTCCAGCTCGACGTGTACGCCGTCTTCCTTCTTCTCGGCCTTGTTGGC encodes:
- a CDS encoding excalibur calcium-binding domain-containing protein; this encodes MRLLFRTALPGLCASLCCAGLLGLSSGSAAQATAKQAEAKQAVPFTVEVRFVGKVPSAAQQATVRAAAARVSKLIASPFVPVTLPGDAEACDKGLPAVRGRVDHFFVFVRVLPLDEDLYAEAWPCDLHDGSYLPVYGAVSLNARGLGDLSAADLTDTMIHETLHALGVGTLWEADARVSLSGASDERSLVTRSAGRFYYTGARGVAAYRALGGRGDRIPLDADAGHWAGSTVCSEILSGDAGDYTGRVNPVSPITLGALEDLGYRVNRAAASPYTLPLHGCGVQSAPAPTKATPPDRRPVSYASCAAVRAAGAAPLRRGDPGYRAGLDGDGDGLACE
- the lpdA gene encoding dihydrolipoyl dehydrogenase; the protein is MTKSFDFDVLVIGAGPGGYHAAIRAAQLGLKVACAEREAVGGVCLNVGCIPTKALLHAGETVAGARHAAEFGLTFGEQKLDIAKLNGWKDGIVKKLTGGVGSLFKANKVTHLQGQASFVDDHTVKVGDKTYTAANFIIATGSDPARLPGLDVDQDRIVDSTGALVLPSPVPERMLCVGGGVIGFEFANIYTNLGSKVKVIEFLPNIIPGADADAVKAFQKAMEKQGVVVEVQTKANKAEKKEDGVHVELENVKTGEKRTEVFDRVLVAVGRRPRTDGLNAQAAGVNVTDRGFIPADKQQRTNVAHIYSIGDVASNPMLAHKAMKEGLVAAEVIAGKPAAQDAVAIPGVVYTSPELAWVGLTEQEAKDKGYEVKTGNFPFSASGRAMTLQQTDGFVKMVVEKDTDLLLGVHIVGPHASDMLGEAGLALEMAATASDIALTIHAHPTLGESVLEAAEAVHKQAIHIMNR